Sequence from the Zeugodacus cucurbitae isolate PBARC_wt_2022May chromosome 2, idZeuCucr1.2, whole genome shotgun sequence genome:
aaaacaaaaataacgtgaaaaaatactgttattttttatcaaacgcTTGAACAATTTCTAATTAGAAATCACTCGACTTGTCGACGCGCAGTCCCGATATCAACTAACGGCATGATTACGGAGTGCAAAAGTATGGGCCTGATTGGCCTACTCAccggtatatgtacatatgtatgtcatttAGGAGCtcataattattgttattgtttgtattttatatcaatttaatTGACATATCGCAATCGTGGTAATCGAATGCCTAATATAAGATTAAAATTAAGTACTCATATTTACCATATGAGAGTGTGGAAAATTGAGAGCGATTTTTGacccattttttaatttaatggtgtACTCGCTTGTAGTTTCTCATTCGAAGTTTTGGtagaaataattacaaaatttttatctAAATTATTCATACGTTTCACTTCACTAAAGCTTCGTGTCATCAGGAGGTTCAAAATACCATTGACtccactaatatttttttaactatgaAGCGTGTAATTTTGAGATATCTTTTGTTAAATGTCATcatattttgctttcttttgttttcACTCGCATATCGACGATGTCAGAGAATCTAATATAGCTCAGAACTCCAGCGTTTGCGCAAATGCTAATCAGAGGTATTATTTGTCATTCTACGAAGAGATTGGGCGAGAACGTTGACTATAACTTCAAAAGAATTACTGAACACTATCTTACTTAATTTCTCCTTTATCCTTCATTTCTTCTTATTGGACCTTACCTAACCTAAGTTCATTGCTATTGATTCTGGGTTGGATGAGCAAGTTGGAAAGGTGCAGCAATTATGGAATCAACGCAGAAGAATCAGTTAGTTGTTGAACACCGAAAACCCAAAAatccgaaaattttataaagagaaaaaatgAGAAGAGAGAAATCGAGGCGAAGAATCAAATAACAAGATATCATTTCCAGTCCTTTAGAAccccatatttttataaaaagcgaAATATCTATAATTAATTCTTGAAAATCAAGTCCACCTGAAAGTTGTACTTCTAGTTTCCATTCCTGGAGTTTCTTACTGCGTGTTAAGTATCCTTAATACcaggaaaaaataaaagctaGCCTCCTTTTAATCACACCATTTATTTTATACCTCATATATTATCCAGAAACATAATCCTATTGTCAAACCGAGAAAACATCGGCAATATATCTGAATGTATTTGTTTTATAGGCGGTCAGCTGTAGACCGACATATCCATAACCCACACCGCCCTCAGTTACGCGACAGTCTAAATCATTAGACGTCATCCAGACATCGACTTGTGCGAAAGCGATCTCATAACCTGTACCCGATTTGGGGCAACGCAGTTTCAGATTCACATCGTGGGGTGTGTCCCAGCGTGTGTTGTCCTCGGCGAAGCACATGACGTTCTCtgcaaaataacaaatcaatttaatattatacactTAACAACCTTTCAAAGATTTATTTCACTTACGTGTACGCTTTTTGCCCACTGTGCAGAGGTAGTGATATTCATTGTTATCGTCCAGCGTGCTGGTGATGTCCATACGTTGTGCGATCATGTCGAAGGGCGCATCGGGTCGCTCTGTGGGGCCATCCGCCAGAGGTGTTAACGTCGCTACATTCGCTTGTGGATCCTTTGACGACTCGATGATTTCTGTTGTAATCGAAATGGGTTTGGTGGTTGTGGGCTTTGAGGTATCCGCAGCGGTAGCCACACCGACCAAAAGCACGAATAGCAAAAAATTTGTGTATGCTAACATTTTGCCGGGTAGAATGAATCTTCGGTTTCGCGTCAAGTCAGCGACCAATGTCAACTGTTGTCTTTGAACGCCTCttcttttacttttatatcagAATTTCTTTCTCACCgctgacatacatatttatacgcaTATGGAGGTGGTGCCCGCAACGGGCTTTAAGTGTGCCAAGAATTGGTCGAATAAAGTTCTTTTCCTATATGTGGAAATAAGTGTGTGTAACTGTAATGGCGCTTGCAATCGTTTGCCTACTTACTTATGCAACATTGGGCAATACTCGTACAATAAAAATTACGACACAGTATGTAATGCCGGTTAGCATTTAACTTATCGTGAAAGCACCGTTGTGTTTTGATTTCGCCCAAATACCTTTGTAGTTGTGGTGGCAGTGGAAGCTCCGCTGAGCATTGCGCTGTGGGGCCTAGATCACGCAGCGCAAGTGTCATTGCACCGGAAAACGTTTTATTATGATCGATTAGCCATATAGGAGgagtatttatttacttgttgAAACAGTTTTGGTCaagtttattgttatttacttAATTACATTGGTGGTTGGTAATTAGTTACAAggaaatgtatacaaaaatataaaaacataatgttataggaaataacaataaaaataagtgaAGACCTTTTCCAAGTTGTAAGCTTACATAATTGTTTTATCCCTTTTAAAGCATATACAAACACCTACGAGCAAAATAATAGCAGTCGCCACTTGGtaaacgaataaaataaaataaaataaaataaaataaaataaaatgaaataaaataaaataaaataaaataaaataaaataaaataaaataaaataaaataaaataaaataaaataaaataaaataaaataaaataaaataaaataaaataaaataaaataaaataaaataaaataaaataaaataaaataaaataaaataaaataaaataaaataaaataaaataaaataaaataaaataaaataaaataaaataaaataaaataaaataaaataaaataaaataaaataaaataaaataaaataaaataaaataaaataaaataaaataaaataaaataaaataaaataaaataaaataaaataaaataaaataaaataaaataaaataaaataaaataaaataaaataaaataaaataaaataaaataaaataaaataaaataaaataaaataaaataaaataaattaaattaaacaaaaataaaataaaataaaataaaataaaataaaataaaataaaataaaataaattaaattaaacaaaaataaaataaaataaaataaaataaaataaaataaaataaaataaaataaaataaaataaaataaaataaaataaaataaaataaaataaaataaaataaaataaaataaaatgaaataaaataaaataaaataaaataaaataaaataaaataaaataaaataaaataaaataaaatgaaataaaataaaataaaataaaataaaataaaataaaataaaataaaataaaataaaataaaataaaataaaataaaataaaataaaataaaataaaataaattaaattaaacaaaaataaaataaaataaaataaaataaaataaaataaaataaaataaaataaaataaaataaagtaaaataaaataaaataaattaaaataaaataaaataaaataaaatttgagctCGAAATTAAAATACACATTCCTATAATACAAATTAGTTTCCATAACTCCTACCTCCCTCTAGTTAGGGATGttcaattgtattataaatttattaactaaCTTGAAATCACAGTTTGAGACCCAGTGCGACTGATAGAATGTTATCAACACTGCTATTCAAACTTCCATAATTTAACAGCATTACAGTTTTAGGGTCAGTGGACAAATGTAAGTAGTGAAAATGTTATAAGCGATCTCTGCTAAAAGGTTTTGTTTTTCGGTGAAAACTTTTCACTAGCAAATaatcgtaaaaaatattatttttataaatatatatacataatgtaTTAGGAAACCAGTTTGAATAGTTTAAGACGAATTTGTTGAGTCAACAACACTTCCAATTcggatataaaaacaaaattcttaaaataaatttagaaatatgcCTATTCATAAATTGGTGAACGTtcttatatgtataagtatgtatgtatgtatgtaagcgaatccatatattaatatttagagCGGCCGGATGCGCAACACCTTAAGCGTTCATATAAAATCAAtagaaaaagaaacgaaaacaaAGGCAACTTCACTAATAGCAAAGTGACAAAAActtgccaaaaaatatatttacatatgtagatatggatgtatggatgtatgtatgtatgtatatatggaaatatgaatatacatgCACGAAATGTAATTGAACTTCATGAGTATGATTCTAGTTTATACCCAATACACGGAACGATATAATATTAAGACGTTATTTGTGATTGGAAGACGCATCCATCATCATTTAACTATTAATGCAGTTGAATTATATATTGATGCTACTGATTTTAAAGCATACCTCGCACAGGTTCCGAATTTATGATCATCTGATTTGTGGTCAGTGCGCTTAGTTTATACCGTTATTAATATCGTTTTTCTGAATTTGATTCTGGGTAAAATGCCACATGGGCTGTCCgaagttttaattgaattagCCTATAATGATAGTTAATTCTGATTTCTGATATTTCTCATTACATGAATTTCTGTAGTGACGCGGGAGAAAACATTCCCAGGAAGGGCTGACAGTCATTtaccggataaaaatccgggccTGTTTCGGTTACTTAAGGCCTGTCGTGGAAACGGGTAAATTCTGTGGTAGTGTCGAGAGATACCAATTACTAGAATATTTTCTGtccgaaaacaacaaatttcctACTATCAATCAATTTTCTccgtttattttttaagaagatCTGAGTGTACTACCTAATAACAAGTGTGTATGAACAAGCAAGCCGATGTTAGACCTATTAGTTCAAGCAATATAGCTGTGAATTGTCGTATATGATTTgttatttgtgaatttttgtttaCCCACTTTCCTATAGTAGGAAACAACCAAGTTTTCACATTTGTTCAttcagcttaaagtattgtaGTTATCAAGTAACCGCAAATTACTAATAAGTTGTAGAAAACTATCCATATTTCTAAATTAGGTTGTGTACTTTTGTGCCACTCTTATGCCTGTTTGGGAATATTTATTAGAGAATATGTAACTGACCTTTGCTTAGAGTTCAATTGGATAAGTGTTCAAGAGTGTCAGTTAGTAGAGGAGAGTACCGACAAGTAAAAGAGAgacaaatttgttaaataacCATATTGCTCCCAAACAATGTTTAATTGTGGCGTTGTGATCAGCTGGTGGAAACTCTTTAACATATGTgtctatatatctatgtatgtttaagcatatgtttataaacaaaatggaaataaaatattttattgtgcaTAATTAGACTTGTAAAGCAATTTGGAGAAAGACTTCCGCCGCTGCCACATAGagaatgtaattttaaatatgaaatatgtgtttaccatatattatattaaagaacCAATAATtagtttcaaaatatatgttaagTGCTGAAGATGATTATCTAGATTCGCTGTGCTTATCTTAAGTtttgttaattatattatatctacatatttatttgaaataagtaaaaacaaatatttgtcatCAGAAATAACTGTAACGTTGCCTTTCACAAGCTTTCACGACCTTCGAGAATGTAGACAGAATTCATATTTTCTGTCTGT
This genomic interval carries:
- the LOC105209501 gene encoding uncharacterized protein LOC105209501, with product MLAYTNFLLFVLLVGVATAADTSKPTTTKPISITTEIIESSKDPQANVATLTPLADGPTERPDAPFDMIAQRMDITSTLDDNNEYHYLCTVGKKRTQNVMCFAEDNTRWDTPHDVNLKLRCPKSGTGYEIAFAQVDVWMTSNDLDCRVTEGGVGYGYVGLQLTAYKTNTFRYIADVFSV